From the Nerophis ophidion isolate RoL-2023_Sa linkage group LG18, RoL_Noph_v1.0, whole genome shotgun sequence genome, one window contains:
- the LOC133537509 gene encoding endonuclease 8-like 1 has translation MSKLNIPPFVPARTVLEGLESEDACEDKKAVKKEIHSKKGAKKDKMEEENTDLLRLCHTVPLEVVNLGGKGYDPEKKDYSGFEAWLQCYYVDGMKSVRDHNGRTMWFKGDPGPMAPKESKSPKAKKRKDTDADHDYPRKKKVSRKHNSDSTVKKKAAKKPTKAAKEEENGPQEEATPRRRSANTPQQEPKSTSGRRKKNNTEPAAGLILIILPFSENIKSLIFEDPIPTHLSVCANYKIACTVGGRVVCDLLCAIDSSKSGTDHPIFVY, from the exons ATGTCCAA GTTGAACATTCCACCCTTTGTGCCTGCCCGGACTGTGCTGGAAGGCCTCGAGTCAGAGGATgcgtgtgaagacaagaaagctgtaaaaaaggagatccatagcaaaaag GGAGCCAAAAAGGACAAAATGGAAGAGGAGAATACAGACCTGCTCAGACTTTGCCACACAGTACCGCTGGAGGTGGTGAACTTAG GTGGGAAAGGTTACGATCCAGAGAAGAAAGACTACTCAGGTTTTGAGGCCTGGTTGCAGTGTTACTATGTGGATGGAATGAAGTCTGTACGCGACCACAATGGCAGGACTATGTGGTTCAAA GGCGATCCAGGTCCTATGGCTCCTAAAG AATCAAAGTCTCCAAAGGCCAAAAAGAGAAAAGATACAGATGCAGACCATGATTACCCCCGCAAGAAAAAG GTGTCCAGGAAACACAACTCTGACAGCACAGTGAAGAAAAAAGCAGCCAAAAAGCCCACAAAAGCAGCaaaggaagaagaaaatggacctcaagaagaagccacacccagaagaagatcagcaaacacacctcagcaagaaccgaaatccacgtcaggcaggaggaaaaagaacaatacagagccagctgcaggtctgattctaataatactcccattttctgaaaatattaagagcctgatctttgaggatccaattcccacacacttatctgtgtgcgcaaactataaaattgcatgtactgttggtggacgtgttgtatgtgatctactttgtgcaattgatagcagcaaaagtggcacagatcaccctatttttgtgtactag